DNA sequence from the Antedon mediterranea chromosome 7, ecAntMedi1.1, whole genome shotgun sequence genome:
TAATGATTCGACATTTTGTACGATTGAGGCGTTTCGTACTAAATGGATTAACAATGTTAATAGCTCGATCCACACTCAGCAGCATCAGTGTAAACACTGAGCATTGCCCAGAGAGTGTAGAAATTGCCCCGGCAAAGCTGCAAAGGAAACTGCTCTTCCAATCCCTTGCAACTTTGGCATACCGTCCACGATAGTGTACATCCACACTCGCAATGATGATTAAGTAGACAGCCATTAGCAAGTCAGACACGGCAAGATTAGTAATGAGTGTGGTTTGAACCTTATTTACATTGTTACCTGAATCATTATCCTTTTTAAACTTTCGTGATATGATGACAATCAAATTTCCAATGACTGATGACACCCCAATGATCATCATCAATACACGGAGAACTTCGCTTTTTAGTAAGTCTTCACAAGAAGCAAATGCATCAACGGGTTCGCAGACATCAATGACACCAACAAGGCAACAGAGACGAGAAAAATCCGATTTCCTATGAGAGAGTAAAGTAAACTTGGCAAATGAATTTGAATAGTTATTTTTTTCGGAGGCCCAAATTGTTACTCTTCGATCCCAAAAATAATGAGTAAAGGTTTAGAATAGTCGAAGATTAATTGTGAAAGTACATTTTTATGATACTTTCGgataaataagaataataaaatactatctGTTTATAAGCATAATAACACATCGAATATCATGATTGTAACATAGCCGAATtaactattaattttaatatatctatttaaattgaacataattaaaacatttaccaCATTCAAATTATCAAATGTAACTTACTTAACTAAAACACCGACAaatttaacattcaataaaattatttactgtacatatagcAAAGAGAATAAATACTAATAGCTGCATAAGTTTGTATGAGCATCTCTCATACTTTTATCATACTTACAATTCTTTTAAATTGTTCAGTTCTTCAAAAGTTCTATCTCTGTAATTCTGTAAGTTGTTCTTTTGTAACAATCTATAGGATAACATATTAGAAATAAATTAAGAATAGGctaatacattttgaaaaaagtaaAGTTTTCAAACTATGGTTTATGTATGCTTTTCTTGAAGAAAATACATGaactatgtatattttaactgTTATGAATCCTCTTTATCTTTATCTTTGAATGTGGtctgtatatttttgtattgtttttaagatgGCCTCTTCAAGTCAGCTGTACTGCTGTAGTACTGTTAGAGCTACCCttgtaaaacaaatttgaatgaataaatacatatattaataatttatttatctgTACATAACACTATTCTAAATTCAAGACCCctgatgaaaacaaaatacacTTTCTTTGTTTACTTGTTTGCGAAGTTTTCCATTCAAATTCAGTGGTTGAATACATCCTTTGTGTTCGAAGTTCtgattattattgtatgtttttttaacgttttgtaCTGTAATGCCTATAGCACTGATACATATAACTATTCAAATACAAAGCTTCCTCACATTTTGACATTGAATCGTACagcaaaaactttattttttatttgtttacagcaATAACTCCTTTACGGCTTCACAAGTGTGTTATAAAATCATGTTAACTTACAAACGTGAAAGTGATGAAGCAAAAGAAGAAAATGCACCTGGTTCTATGGTAGTTATAGCGTTTTCCTGTAAATACCTGTTAAGATAAccaatatgtattattatatatcttGTTTTTCACATTACATTAAGTAAAGTACAGATACAAGTATTATTGTATTACACATTGCATAATATTCAATACTCTCATATACATTAATTCCTTGTCTCTTctgggtatttttttttaataagggGATAAAAAGTTCACTTTTTTATTGAATCTCatcaaataattgtttgttaatTATTGTTTGTTAATCTTAATATTCTATTGATTTTTTACAACAATTGATAACACAGTGACTGGTTATAATACAACAAATGTAAATTAGACTGGATCATAATAATAGAAAGTAGTTCTGTTTCTGGGATATACGTCAGTAAATACTGATGGCCTGGGTATACTTTAATCAGGcttaaatatatgtttattttgttatttttataggaAATCATAACAATTTGTTATCAtctttatgtatttaataatataattatttaatttacctAAATAATGACCAATAcacaattattaatatctttaaacaatgaataatttaatgaaaattgttaatactgtatgtgattttttttttaaatactgtgttTTTTGATCAAATTATGAATGATAAACTgcataatattcattattatgaattatttcatttgttttctttttaaataaattaaaacaaacaaattaattttagaaaaatacttacagttCTGTCAGTGCTGCcaatctatcaaatacattggctggcaatgtacgtattttgttattgtacaaatacCTTCAAAGTAAAAGAAAgatacagtaacaattacaatattcaagctgtttgaaatgtcaacttttattttcaatatacatttttgaattatttgtatagtctttcagtcaatggtagggacattatctacatagtaaatgctgatgagtattctttaattaggcaaaaattaactgttaaaataataatgtgttatttattatcacaaattctatagtaaattctaaatatttattatcatctttatgtatttatcatttttatgtatttaattaaatctcTATAATGACCAATGAACAATTATCGAtaatcttttaaaaatgaaaaatgtatgaATAATGGCCTCTTCAAGTCAGCTGTATACTGCTCTAGTACTCTTATAGATACCCTTgtaaacaaatttgaattaataaataaatttattttttatagcaaattctaattattatttgttttattattatcctaatgttttattatcatttatcatttattatctacATAATAAATACTGATGGCCTGGGTATACTTTAATTAGgctaaaatatatgttttattttgttattctcatgaacataatttttataggaaatcatacaaatttgttatcatctttatgtatttaataatataattatttaatttacctAAATAATGaccaataaacaattattaatatctttaaacaatgaataatgtaatgaaaattgttaatactgtatgtgatttttttttaaatactgtgttTGTTGATCAAATTATGAATGATAAACTGCATTATATTCATTGTTATgaattatttcatttgttttctttttaagtaaattaaaacaaataaattaattttagaaaaatacttacagttttgtcagtgctgtcaatctatcaaatacattggctggcaatgtacttatttggtttcTGTCCAAATGccttcaaagtaaaaacaatgtacagtaacaattacaatattcaagttGTTTGATGTGTCAACTTTTATTTtcggtatacatttttttttaattatttgtatagtctttcagtcaatgatagggacattatctacatagtaaatgctgatgagtatTCTTTAATTAGGCAAAAATTAACTGTTAAAATGAGAATGTGTTATTCTCATTATCACAAATTCTATAGAAgattctaaatatttattatcatcttaatgtatttatcatttttatgtatttaattaattctctttaaataattatcaatgaacaattattgataatctttaaaaaatgaatgatttattaataatgggtaaataatgttactgcataatattcagtattataaattattttattatttatttaaaaacaaattagacGAAGGAATTAATATGAGTCAAAATACTTACAGCCATGTCAGtgctgtcaatctatcaaatacattggctggcaatgtgCTTATTTGGTTACCGCTCAAATCccttcaaagtaaaaacaatgtacagtaacaattacaatattcaagctgtttgatatgtcaacttttattttcggtatacattttttttgaattatttctatagtctttcagtcaatgatagggacattatctacatagtaaatgctgatgagtattctttaattaggcaaaaattaactgttaaaataataatgtgttatttattatcacaaattctatagtaaattctaaatatttattatcatctttatgtatttatcatttttatgtatttaattaaatctcTATAATGACCAATGAACAATTATCGAtaatcttttaaaaatgaaaaatgtatgaATAATGGCCTCTTCAAGTCAGCTGTATACTGCTCTAGTACTCTTATAGATACCCttgtaaaacaaatttgaattaataaataaatttattttttatagcaaattctaattattatttgttttattattatcctaatgttttattatcatttatcatttattatctacATAATAAATACTGATGGCCTGGGTATACTTTAATTAGgctaaaatatatgttttattttgttattctcatgaacataatttttataggaaatcatacaaatttgttatcatctttatgtatttaataatataattatttaatttacctAAATAATGaccaataaacaattattaatatctttaaacaatgaataatgtaatgaaaattgttaatactgtatgtgatttttttttaaatactgtgttTGTTGATCAAATTATGAATGATAAACTGCATTATATTCATTGTTATgaattatttcatttgttttcttttcaaataaattaaaacaaataaattaattttagaaaaatacttacagttttTTCAGTGCTGCcaatctatcaaatacattggctggcaatgtacttatttggttataGCTCAAATAccttcaaagtaaaaacaatgtacagtagcaattacaatattcaagctgtttgaaatgtcaacttttattttcaatatacatttttgaattattttaatagtctttcagtcaatgatagggacattatctacatagtaaatgctgatgagtatTCTTTAATTAGGCAAAAATTAACTGTTAAAATGATAATGTGTTATTCTCATTATCACAAATTCTATAGAAgattctaaatatttattatcatcttaatgtatttcccatttttatgtatttaattaaatctctttaaaaaatgatcaatgaacaattattgataatctttaaaaaatgaataatttattaataattgttaaataatgttactgcataatatttagtattataaattattttattatttatttaaaaacaaattacacgaaggaattaatatgagtcaaaatacttacagtgttgtcagtgctgtcaatctatcaaatacattggctggcaatgtacttatttggtttcTGCTCAAACTccttcaaagtaaaaacaatgtacagtaacaattacaatattcaaggtgTTTGATATGTCAACTTTTATTTtcggtatacattttttttgaattatttctatagtctttcagtcaatgataaggacattatctacatagtaaatgctgatgagtattctttaattaggcaaaaagtaactgttaaaataataatgtgttatttattatcacaaattctatagtaaattctaaatatttattatcatctttatgtatttatcatttttatgtatttaattaaatctcTTTAAATAATGACCAATgaacaattattgataatctttaaaaaatgaatgatttattaataatgggtaaataatgttactgcataatattcagtattataaattattttattatttatttaaaaacgaaTTACACGAAGGAATTAATATGAGTCAAAATACTTACAGCCATGTCAGtgctgtcaatctatcaaatacattggctggcaatgtgCTTATTTGGTTACCGCTCAAACCccttcaaagtaaaaacaatgtacagtagcaattacaatattcaagctgtttgaaatgtcaacttttattttcaatatacatttttgaattattttaatagtctttcagtcaatgatagggacattatctacatagtaaatgctgatgagtatTCTTTAATTAGGCAAAAATTAACTGTTAAAATGATAATGTGTTATTCTCATTATCACAAATTCTATAGAAgattctaaatatttattatcatcttaatgtatttatcatttttatgtatttaattaaatctcTTTAAATAATGACCAATgaacaattattgataatctttaaaaaatgaataatttattaatactggttaaataatgttactgcataatatttagtattataaattattttattatttatttaaaaacaaattaaacgaaGGAATAATATGAGTCAAAATACTTACAGTTCTGTCAGtgctgtcaatctatcaaatacattggctggcaatgtgCTTATTTGGTTATACCACAAATTccttcaaagtaaaaacaatgtacagtaacaattacaatattcaagctgTTTAGAACCTCAACTTTTATTTtcggtatacattttttttgaattatttgtatagtctttcagtcaatgatagggacattatctacatagtaaatgctgatgagtattctttaattaggcaaaaagtaactgttaaaataataatgtgttatttattatcacaaattctatagtaaattctaaatatttattatcatctttatgtatttatcatttttatgtatttaattaaatctcTATAATGACCAATGAACAATTATCGAtaatcttttaaaaatgaaaaatgtatgaATAATGGCCTCTTCAAGTCAGCTGTATACTGCTTTAGTACTCTTATAGATACCattgtaaaacaaatttgaattaataaataaatttattttttatagcaaattctaattattatttgttttattattatcctaatgttttattatcatttatcatttattatctacATAATAAATACTGATGGACTGGGTATACTTTAATTAGgctaaaatatatgttttattttgttattctcatgaacataatttttataggaaatcatacaaatttgttatcatctttatgtatttaataatataattatttaatttacctAAATAATGaccaataaacaattattaatatctttaaacaatgaataatgtaatgaaaattgttaatactgtatgtgatttttttttaaatactgtgttTGTTGATCAAATTATGAATGATAAACTgcataatattcattattatgaattatttcatttgttttctttttaaataaattaaaacaaacaaattaattttagaaaaatacttacagttCTGTCAGTGCTGCcaatctatcaaatacattggctggcaatgtacttatttggttataGGTCAAATAccttcaaagtaaaaacaatgtacagtagcaattacaatattcaagctgtttgaaatgtcaacttttattttcaatatacatttttgaattattttaatagtctttcagtcaatgatagggacattatctacatagtaaatgctgatgagtatTCATTAATTAGGCAAAAATTAACTGTTAAAATGATAATGTGTTATTCTTATTATCACAAATTCTATAGAAgattctaaatatttattatcatcttaatgtatttcccatttttatgtatttaattaaatctctttaaaaaatgatcaatgaacaattattgataatctttaaaaaatgaataatttattaataatggttaaataatgttactgcataatattcagtattataaattattttattatttatttaaaaacaaattacacgAAGGAATTAATATGAGTCAAAATACTTACAGCCATGTCAGtgctgtcaatctatcaaatacattggctggcaatgtacttatttggttactgTGCAAATAccttcaaagtaaaaacaatgtacagtaacaattacaatattcaaggtgTTTGAAAtgtcaacttttattttcaatatacatttttgaattatttctatagtctttcagtcaatgatagggacattatctacatagtaaatgctgatgagtattctttaattaggcaaaaattaactgttaaaatgataatgtgttatttattatcacaaattctatagtaaattctaaatatttattatcatcttaatgtatttatcatttttatgtatttaattaaatctctttaaataatgatcaatgaacaattattgataatctttaaaaaatgaataatttattaatactggttaaataatgttactgcataatatttagtattataaattattttattatttatttaaaaacaaattaaacgaaggaattaatatgagtcaaaatacttacagttctgtcagtgctgtcaatccatcaaatacattggctggcaatgtacttatttggttatcGTGCAAATCccttcaaagtaaaaacaatgtacagtaacaattacaatattcaagttGTTTGATATGTCAACTTTTATTTtcggtatacattttttttgaattatttctatagtctttcagtcaatgatagggacattatctacatagtaaatgctgatgagtatTCTTTAATTAGGCAAAAATTAACTGTTAAAATGATAATGTGTTATTCTCATTATCACAAATTCTATAGAAgattctaaatatttattatcatcttaatgtatttcccatttttatgtatttaattaaatctctttaaaaaatgatcaatgaacaattattgataatctttaaaaaatgaataatttattaataatggttaaataatgttactgcataatatttagtattataaattattttattatttatttaaaaacaaattaaacggAGGAATTAATATGAGTCAAAATACTTACAGCTGTGTCAGtgctgtcaatctatcaaatacattggctggcaatgtgCTTATTTGGTTACTGTTCAACCTccttcaaagtaaaaacaatgtacagtaacaattacaatattcaagctgTTTGATATGTCAGCTTTTATTTtcagtatacattttttttgaattatttgtaTAGTCTTTCAATCAATGATAAGGAAattatctacatagtaaatgctgatgagtatactttaattaggcaaaaattaactgttaaaataataatgtgttatttattATCACAAATTTTATagtaaattctaaatatttattatcatcttaatgtatttatcatttttatgtatttaattaattctctttaaataattatcaatgaacaattattgataatctttaaaaaatgaatgatttattaataatgggtaaataatgttactgcataatattcagtattataaattattttattatttatttaaaaacaaattacacgAAGGAATTAATATGAGTCAAAATACTTACAGCCATGTCAGtgctgtcaatctatcaaatacattggctggcaatgtgCTTATTTGGTTACCGCTCAAACCccttcaaagtaaaaacaatgtacagtagcaattacaatattcaagctgTTTCAAAtgtcaacttttattttcaatatacatttttgaattattttaatagtctttcagtcaatgatagggacattatctacatagtaaatgctgatgagtatTCTTTAATTAGGCAAAAATTAACTGTTAAAATGATAATGTGTTATTCTCATTATCACAAATTCTATAGAAgattctaaatatttattatcatcttaatgtatttcccatttttatgtatttaattaaatctctttaaaaaatgatcaatgaacaattattgataatctttaaaaaatgaataatttattaataattgttaaataatgttactgcataatatttagtattataaattattttattatttatttaaaaacaaattaaacgaaGGAATTAATATGAGTCAAAATACTTACAGGTGTGTCAAtgctgtcaatctatcaaatacattggctggcaatgtgCTTATTTGGTTACCGTTCAAATCccttcaaagtaaaaacaatgtacagtaacaattacaatattcaagctgTTTGATATGTCAGCTTTTATTTtcggtatacattttttttgaattatttgtatagtctttcagtcaatgataggacattatctacatagtaaatgctgatgagtattctttaattaggcaaaaagtaactgttaaaataataatgtgttatttattatcacaaattctatagtaaattctaaatatttattatcatcttaatgtatttatcatttttatgtatttaattaaatctcTATAATGACCAATGAACAATTATCGAtaatcttttaaaaatgaaaaatgtatgaATAATGGCCTCTTCAAGTCAGCTGTATACTGCTCTAGTACTCTTATAGATACCCttgtaaaacaaatttgaattaataaataaatttattttttatagcaaattctaattattatttgttttattattatcctaatgttttattatcatttatcatttattatctacATAATAAATACTGATGGACTGGGTATACTTTAATTAGgctaaaatatatgttttattttgttattctcatgaacataatttttataggaaatcatacaaatttgttatcatctttatgtatttaataatataattatttaatttacctAAATAATGaccaataaacaattattaatatctttaaacaatgaataatgtaatgaaaattgttaatactgtatgtgatttttttttaaatactgtgttTGTTGATCAAATTATGAATGATAAACTGCATTATATTCATTGTTATgaattatttcatttgttttctttttaagtaaattaaaacaaataaattaattttagaaaaatacttacagttttgtcagtgctgtcaatctatcaaatacattggctggccatgtacttatttggttaccGTACAACAAccttcaaagtaaaaacaatgtacagtaacaattacaatattcaagctgtttgaaatgtcaacttttattttcggtatacattttttttgaattatttctatagtctttcagtcaatgataggacattatctacatagtaaatgctgatgagtatTCTTTAATTAGGCAAAAAGTAACTGTTAAAAAaggaataatttattaataatggttaaataatgttactgcataatattcagtattataaattattttcttatttatttaaaaacaaattaaacgaaGGAATTAATATGAGTCGAAATACTTACAGGTGTGTCAAtgctgtcaatctatcaaatacattggctggcaatgtacttatcCGGTTATAACTCAAATCCcttcaatgtaaaaaaaagttcattaacaattacaatatttgaTATTCCATTCATacaggtataggcctacagtgatTGTGCTTGGGGTATATAAAGTGACCccacaaaatgaaattatttctgATAACTCTAAGTACTAAATTTCAAATTGTCATTAGGtcattattacatattttaaaatatatattatatatatttttaaattccacGTTTTATAATAAACTTACAATGAAATGTTTGCACTGACTGACTTACAATTCTGTTACTGGAATATGATCATTATACTCGTTGATGGTTGCGATGTTATTAATACTCCATGGAGGACGACATTCCACTCTGTGACCGTAAGTAGACCTCTTAGGCGCACCACATTCACAGTCGGCTGGACATTCTGCATTTGTTAAAAACAAGACAACTCGGAGATACGTCAAGAAAGGAAAAGTGGAAACTATCTTTTTCAATATATATGTAAtgttacaaatgcaatcaaatcaaataaaatgtcTAGCTGTGACCGCTCAATTAAATATAATTCGAATcagataaaaaaattaattcataatcatgtaaaaataaatactgtatagtacagtatataaacaaaagttgaacattaacatttaaatcAGATTGTCTTCGAAGTTTAATAACAGTACTGTTGTTATAAACCAACAAAACAGTATAGTTTGTATGAGGCATACTGTTCAAAGACAGGGCTACATctattattaaatacagtatcaaatacCAAACagctaattaattattatattaaacaattaataaattaaaaaaatgaagcaATCATACCGGGAAGGGTATTAGGATTCCAGGCGATAGTAGTAGGATCATAGTCAGAGTTGATGACGTGATTGGTAACGTTAACGTAAGTAGAGCTGCCACTGTCACTGTCACCACCACTGGGAAGGGTGTCACTAAAACAACGAGAACAAGGTAATACAACcaatataacaatacaatacagtagtatGATTCCTTTTAAGATGAACATCTTCTTAACTTAATTCACTCGTAATCAATTTAATAAACTTTACTTCTGCGAGTCTGCTCAgcatataaacaattttgtttacaatctTCATTTACCTGTAGATATtgcttttaattattaaacatttagatAAAGTACATCACCGGATGCATTAATAcaattgttaatatttaatactatattgatattatataatattcatgTAATAAGCACAACATTTATAAAACACATGGACTAGTTAACTAGGATTGTTGAAATGGAATAATAAGCTGAACTCTGTTTTACTGACTACGACGTCATGATGTATACTGTACAACCAAATTCATCCATGATTTGTGTTTTCTACTTCCATTAGATATAGGCAGAGTGAGGCTGGGTGTGTCTAGAAAACTCCTATTTCAAGATCTGAATTTTAtagtttcattaaaaaaaaataataaatggatCATTTCATTATTATCCGTGgaagaatttttaaaatgttatatataccgTTCAAAAATGCTATATacctttttaaatgtaatatacctttttaaatgttacatacctttttaaatgttatagaCCCTTTTAAACGTTATAGacctttttaaatgttatataccttttgaaatgttatatacctttttaaatgttatataccTTTTAAATGCTATAtacctttttaaatgttatagaCCTTCTTGAATGTTATAtaccttttaaaatgttatatacctTTTAAACTAATGCATATgtcatcataaccaccaagccacaacacCACTTCACTCCACTTGATCAATGGAAAGCGACAGTTTAAATAATCAATTGTAATCtattgtattaatcttcattttgctcattttgttcaattctgtatattttttgtataatgtatttaaCTACTCAGTTCGCAATTCAGTTTATACTGCCATGAATTGTTTTATGTATATACTTATTT
Encoded proteins:
- the LOC140054932 gene encoding G-protein coupled receptor GRL101-like, with translation MLSYRLLQKNNLQNYRDRTFEELNNLKELKSDFSRLCCLVGVIDVCEPVDAFASCEDLLKSEVLRVLMMIIGVSSVIGNLIVIISRKFKKDNDSGNNVNKVQTTLITNLAVSDLLMAVYLIIIASVDVHYRGRYAKVARDWKSSFLCSFAGAISTLSGQCSVFTLMLLSVDRAINIVNPFSTKRLNRTKCRIIIGFAWLFWIVLSFLPITDISYFGDNYYGKESVCLALPLTKSHWQGWEYAVAMFVVFNGIGFIVITVSYLVIFLSVKRSGATVNRRQMRKEQLKMARKLGLIVFTDFCCWGPIIVMAIGSEMGWMTIPDDIYVWAATFIIPINSSVNPYLYTIVYMFKCKVRQPAVVQIPLNTL
- the LOC140054977 gene encoding uncharacterized protein; this encodes MAEVEQDLHDNQISTLPANVFDGLTALTELYLHSNQISTLPANVFDRLTALTWLYLTYNQISTLPANVFDRLAALTELNLWYNQISTLPANVFDRLTALTELGLSGNQISTLPANVFDRLTALTWLSLSRNQISTLPANVFDRLTALTTL